From Bacillus basilensis, a single genomic window includes:
- the nirD gene encoding nitrite reductase small subunit NirD, whose amino-acid sequence MIQTKEKIKVMRAEDLPIQIGKEVQMKGMSIALFRLSNGDIRAVENRCPHKNGPLAEGIVSGEFVFCPLHDWKISLLTGEVQKPDDGCIQTYEVEVIDGDIYIYM is encoded by the coding sequence ATGATACAAACGAAAGAAAAAATAAAAGTTATGCGTGCAGAAGATCTTCCTATTCAAATCGGTAAAGAGGTACAAATGAAAGGTATGTCTATCGCACTATTCCGCCTTTCAAATGGCGATATTCGAGCTGTAGAAAATCGTTGTCCTCATAAAAACGGACCATTAGCCGAAGGAATTGTATCTGGTGAATTCGTATTTTGTCCACTACATGATTGGAAAATTTCATTACTAACAGGTGAAGTTCAAAAACCTGATGACGGTTGTATTCAAACATACGAAGTAGAAGTTATTGATGGTGATATTTATATATACATGTAA
- the nirB gene encoding NADPH-nitrite reductase large subunit — protein sequence MKKRLVMIGNGMAGIRCMEEILKHDSDSYEITIFGDEPHPNYNRIMLSHVLQGKTNMQDIIMNEYSWYEENEITLYTNERVQSINREEKIIITEKNRTLTYDKLIIATGSSAFILPIEGSTLPGVTGFRTIEDTQFMIDTATEKKKAVVIGGGLLGLEAARGLIDLGMDVHVVHLMPSLMEQQLDTKTASLLREDLEAQGMKFLMEKKTVKILGTEHVEGIQFEDGEVVDCDLIVMAVGIRPNTQIAKDAGLIVNRGIVVNDYMLTNDESIYAVGECAEHDGIAYGLVAPLYEQGAILAKHITNLQTDGYTGSIVGTQLKVAGCDLFSAGQIYEDDQTKAISIFDECKRSYKKVLIRDNKVVGIVLYGDTADGTRLFSMLKKEEDIQEYTPASILHKAGEESELDVATMSADDTICGCNGVTKGTIVHAILEQELTTFEEVKGCTKAAGSCGKCRPLVEQVLSYTLGDAFDASAQSAGMCGCTPLSRDEVVAAIHEKGLKSPKEVRNVLGFVHEDGCSKCRPALNYYLRMAIPEEYEDDKSSRFVNERMNGNIQHDGTFSVIPRMYGGVTTADDLMKIAEVAKKYDVPLVKITGASRIGLYGVKKQDLPNVWADLNMTSGYAYSKSLRNVKSCVGSRFCRFGTKDSLGLGMLLEQSLEMVDTPHKMKMGVTGCPRNCAEVLTKDFGVVCVENGYQLYIGGNGGTEVREADFVMIVPTEDDVLRIATAYMQYYRETGIYGERTAYWTERLGFDHIKEILQDVNMVTKLNERFQTARGTYKEAWGQALETKSLKAMYEVETVK from the coding sequence ATGAAAAAACGTTTAGTTATGATCGGAAATGGTATGGCTGGCATACGTTGTATGGAAGAAATATTAAAACATGATAGTGATTCATATGAGATTACTATTTTTGGAGATGAACCACATCCAAACTACAATCGCATTATGCTCTCTCATGTTTTACAAGGCAAAACAAATATGCAAGATATCATTATGAATGAATACAGTTGGTACGAAGAAAACGAAATAACTTTGTATACAAACGAAAGAGTTCAAAGTATTAACCGAGAAGAAAAAATCATTATCACAGAAAAGAATCGTACTCTTACATATGACAAACTCATTATCGCAACAGGTTCTAGTGCTTTTATTTTACCTATTGAAGGCTCCACCCTTCCTGGTGTAACAGGATTTCGAACAATTGAAGATACACAATTTATGATTGATACTGCTACAGAAAAGAAAAAGGCCGTTGTCATTGGTGGTGGATTACTTGGTTTAGAAGCCGCAAGAGGTCTTATTGACTTAGGAATGGACGTACATGTTGTTCATTTAATGCCTAGCTTAATGGAGCAGCAACTAGATACGAAAACCGCTTCTCTTCTGCGCGAAGATTTAGAAGCACAAGGCATGAAGTTTCTAATGGAAAAGAAAACTGTAAAAATTCTTGGCACAGAACATGTTGAGGGCATTCAATTTGAAGATGGTGAAGTTGTAGATTGTGATTTAATCGTAATGGCTGTCGGAATACGCCCGAATACGCAAATAGCAAAAGATGCTGGTTTAATTGTCAATCGCGGTATTGTAGTTAACGACTATATGCTAACAAATGATGAATCCATTTATGCAGTTGGCGAATGTGCAGAGCATGACGGTATCGCATATGGACTTGTTGCTCCTCTTTATGAACAAGGTGCAATATTAGCAAAACATATAACGAATTTACAAACTGATGGATATACGGGCAGTATCGTCGGTACGCAATTAAAAGTTGCTGGTTGTGATTTATTCTCTGCTGGTCAAATTTATGAAGATGATCAAACGAAAGCAATATCCATCTTTGATGAATGTAAACGTTCCTATAAGAAAGTATTAATTCGTGACAATAAAGTCGTCGGTATCGTTTTATATGGTGACACAGCTGATGGTACACGCCTCTTTAGTATGTTAAAGAAAGAAGAAGATATACAAGAATATACACCAGCTTCCATTCTTCACAAAGCTGGTGAAGAAAGTGAACTTGACGTTGCTACAATGAGTGCGGATGACACGATTTGTGGATGTAATGGTGTTACGAAAGGTACAATCGTTCATGCCATTTTAGAACAAGAGTTAACGACTTTTGAAGAAGTTAAAGGCTGTACGAAAGCCGCAGGGTCTTGTGGTAAATGTCGTCCGCTTGTCGAACAAGTTTTATCTTATACACTTGGAGATGCTTTTGATGCCTCAGCGCAATCTGCCGGTATGTGTGGATGTACACCTTTATCCCGTGATGAAGTCGTAGCGGCGATTCATGAGAAAGGCTTAAAATCACCAAAAGAAGTACGAAATGTTCTTGGTTTTGTACATGAAGATGGCTGTTCGAAATGTCGTCCTGCATTAAATTACTATTTACGTATGGCCATTCCAGAAGAATATGAAGATGATAAATCGTCTCGTTTCGTTAATGAAAGAATGAATGGTAACATCCAGCATGATGGTACATTCTCTGTTATTCCACGTATGTACGGAGGTGTTACAACAGCTGATGATTTAATGAAAATTGCTGAAGTTGCGAAAAAATATGACGTCCCTCTTGTGAAAATTACAGGTGCGAGCCGAATCGGCTTATATGGTGTAAAAAAACAAGATTTACCTAACGTATGGGCTGACTTAAATATGACTTCGGGATATGCGTATTCAAAATCACTTCGTAATGTAAAATCATGTGTTGGTTCTCGTTTCTGCCGTTTCGGTACGAAAGATTCATTAGGACTTGGTATGCTCCTTGAACAATCATTAGAAATGGTAGATACACCTCATAAAATGAAGATGGGTGTAACGGGCTGTCCGCGTAACTGTGCGGAAGTATTGACGAAAGATTTTGGCGTTGTTTGTGTCGAAAATGGATACCAACTTTATATTGGCGGAAATGGTGGTACGGAAGTACGCGAGGCTGATTTTGTAATGATTGTCCCTACTGAAGATGATGTCCTTCGCATCGCTACAGCTTACATGCAATATTATCGTGAAACTGGTATTTACGGAGAGCGTACTGCCTACTGGACTGAACGATTAGGCTTCGATCACATAAAAGAAATACTGCAAGATGTAAATATGGTCACTAAGTTAAATGAACGTTTCCAAACAGCTCGTGGCACATATAAAGAAGCTTGGGGACAAGCACTAGAAACGAAATCATTAAAAGCGATGTATGAAGTAGAAACTGTGAAATAA
- the ric gene encoding iron-sulfur cluster repair di-iron protein, which yields MEHTFTETSIVGEIVTQFPKASDLFKSYRIDFCCGGNKTLIDAINERNLSATEVLTELNTLYHNTKLLNESEIDWKNASYRELIDYVINKHHRYLNEELPQLSPYVTKVLRVHGANQPHLAQIHKLFHELKMELEQHLIKEETEDFPLILEFEQNPTDENYAKLRKVVDELENEHNHAGNIIKELRKVTNDFTPPEGACGTYRLVYQRLEALESDLFEHIHLENNILFPRAITRA from the coding sequence ATGGAACATACATTTACTGAAACTTCTATTGTCGGTGAGATCGTTACACAATTTCCGAAAGCTAGTGATCTTTTCAAATCATATAGAATAGACTTTTGTTGTGGTGGTAATAAAACACTTATTGATGCAATTAATGAAAGAAATTTATCAGCAACAGAAGTACTTACAGAATTAAATACGCTTTATCATAATACGAAACTATTAAATGAATCTGAAATTGATTGGAAAAATGCTTCTTATCGTGAATTGATTGATTATGTAATTAATAAGCATCATCGTTATTTAAATGAAGAGTTGCCGCAGTTAAGCCCATATGTAACGAAAGTATTACGCGTTCATGGAGCGAATCAGCCTCATTTAGCTCAAATTCATAAGCTATTTCATGAACTTAAAATGGAATTAGAACAACATTTAATTAAAGAAGAAACGGAAGATTTCCCATTAATTTTAGAATTCGAACAAAATCCAACTGATGAAAACTATGCAAAGTTACGTAAAGTAGTAGATGAACTAGAAAATGAGCACAATCATGCCGGAAATATTATAAAAGAACTTCGTAAAGTAACAAATGACTTTACTCCTCCAGAAGGAGCTTGCGGCACTTATCGACTTGTTTATCAACGTCTTGAAGCGTTAGAGTCTGATTTATTTGAGCACATTCATTTAGAGAATAATATTTTATTTCCACGTGCAATTACGAGAGCATAA
- a CDS encoding excalibur calcium-binding domain-containing protein: MTILSNIGAALFLIAFILLILCIISFFKKNGKAKQYGRPAVILFMISIVLIITSAETSNNPIVEFFSILSFVLFVFFLVLAILSVIKKTGVAKKQFIITAILFVIFVALLSISAPSSEKTAATSKQVASNTTEHKDSDKKELEKKEADEKTQKQENEKLQAEEQARKQEDEKRLADEQARKQQEEQKRLADEQARKQQEEQKRLADEQARKQQEEQKRLADEQARKQQEEQKRLADEQARKQQEEQKRLADEQARKQQEEQKKSQQTQTQPASGNTSSVYYKNCAAVRSAGKAPLYKGQPGYDSHLDRDGDGVACEK; this comes from the coding sequence ATGACGATTTTGAGTAATATTGGTGCAGCTTTATTTTTAATTGCTTTTATTCTTTTAATTCTATGTATCATTTCATTCTTTAAGAAAAATGGAAAAGCAAAACAGTATGGTCGTCCTGCCGTTATTCTTTTTATGATTTCAATTGTATTAATAATAACTAGTGCTGAGACCTCTAATAACCCAATTGTTGAATTCTTTTCTATTTTAAGTTTTGTTTTATTTGTTTTCTTCCTTGTTCTGGCAATTTTATCTGTAATTAAAAAGACAGGTGTAGCAAAAAAACAATTTATAATCACTGCTATTTTATTTGTCATTTTTGTTGCATTATTAAGTATTTCAGCTCCTTCTTCTGAAAAGACGGCAGCAACTAGTAAACAAGTTGCTTCTAACACTACAGAACACAAAGATAGCGACAAAAAAGAACTAGAAAAAAAAGAAGCGGACGAAAAAACTCAAAAGCAAGAAAATGAGAAGCTTCAAGCCGAGGAACAAGCTCGTAAACAAGAGGATGAAAAACGTCTGGCTGATGAACAAGCTCGCAAACAACAAGAGGAACAGAAACGTCTGGCTGATGAACAGGCTCGTAAGCAACAAGAAGAGCAAAAACGTCTGGCTGATGAACAAGCTCGCAAACAACAAGAAGAGCAAAAACGTCTGGCTGATGAACAAGCTCGCAAACAACAAGAAGAGCAAAAACGTCTGGCTGATGAACAGGCTCGTAAGCAACAAGAAGAGCAAAAACGTCTGGCTGATGAACAAGCTCGCAAACAACAAGAGGAACAGAAAAAATCACAGCAAACTCAAACACAACCTGCTTCAGGAAATACTAGTAGTGTATATTACAAAAATTGTGCCGCAGTTAGATCTGCTGGGAAAGCTCCCCTATATAAAGGACAACCAGGTTATGACTCACATCTTGATCGTGATGGCGATGGAGTTGCATGCGAAAAATAG
- the exsG gene encoding exosporium protein ExsG: protein MEFQLLVTCILQEGNAFFLVTKVDDVITLKVPITAGVAGLFLALGVPRCS, encoded by the coding sequence ATGGAATTTCAATTATTGGTAACTTGTATATTACAAGAAGGTAATGCGTTCTTTTTAGTAACGAAAGTAGACGATGTAATTACGTTGAAAGTACCGATTACAGCAGGAGTAGCTGGTTTATTTTTAGCTTTAGGTGTACCAAGATGTTCTTAA
- a CDS encoding arylamine N-acetyltransferase, which translates to MMTNLQKEFFKRLKIPAKEITFNDLDEILLKMGLILPYENLDIMAGTIKNISKNNLVEKLLIQKRGGLCYELNSLLYYFLMDCGFQVYKVAGTVYDLYDNKWKPDDGHVILILNHNHKDYVIDAGFASHLPLHPVPFNGEVISSQTGEYRIRKRTTRKGTHILEMRKGANGESTNFLQSEPSHEWKIGYAFTLDPIDEKKVNNIQKVIVEHKESPFNKGAITCKLTDYGHVSLTNKNYTETFKGTKNKSPIESKDYARILRESFGITQVKYVGKTLERG; encoded by the coding sequence ATGATGACCAATTTACAAAAGGAGTTTTTTAAACGACTAAAAATTCCTGCAAAAGAAATAACATTTAATGATTTAGATGAAATTCTCTTGAAAATGGGCTTGATTCTCCCCTATGAAAATCTCGATATTATGGCTGGTACTATTAAAAACATCTCAAAAAATAACTTAGTAGAAAAGTTACTTATTCAAAAACGAGGCGGTCTTTGTTATGAATTAAACTCCTTATTGTATTACTTTTTAATGGATTGTGGATTTCAAGTATATAAAGTAGCTGGTACTGTTTATGATCTTTACGATAATAAATGGAAACCCGATGATGGTCATGTCATTCTCATATTAAATCATAATCATAAAGATTATGTTATAGATGCAGGTTTTGCATCTCATCTACCTTTACATCCAGTCCCTTTTAATGGAGAAGTCATCTCTTCTCAAACGGGAGAATATCGAATTCGCAAACGAACTACCCGAAAAGGTACACACATTTTAGAAATGAGAAAAGGGGCTAACGGGGAATCTACAAATTTCTTGCAATCTGAACCTTCACATGAATGGAAAATAGGCTATGCTTTCACTTTAGATCCAATAGATGAGAAAAAAGTGAATAACATTCAAAAAGTAATTGTAGAGCATAAAGAATCTCCTTTTAATAAAGGGGCTATTACTTGTAAATTAACTGATTATGGTCACGTTTCATTAACAAATAAAAATTATACAGAAACCTTTAAAGGCACAAAAAATAAAAGTCCAATAGAATCAAAAGATTATGCTCGCATTCTTCGTGAATCTTTTGGAATAACGCAAGTGAAATATGTAGGAAAAACACTAGAAAGAGGCTAG